One window from the genome of Scyliorhinus torazame isolate Kashiwa2021f chromosome 3, sScyTor2.1, whole genome shotgun sequence encodes:
- the LOC140409284 gene encoding fatty acid-binding protein, liver-like — MAFNGHYKLQRQRNFASFMKAIGISDDLIESGKYKEGTSEIVETGDHFKITVTAGSEVLINEFVIGQETEVDSPTRDKIKIIINREGKNKLVAKIQNITSVIEITGDHLVNTTAIGDITYKRISKRVG; from the exons ATGGCTTTCAATGGACACTATAAGCTGCAGAGGCAGAGGAATTTTGCATCTTTTATGAAAGCTATTG GAATCTCCGATGATTTGATTGAAAGCGGGAAGTACAAAGAGGGTACGTCTGAAATTGTCGAAACTGGAGACCACTTTAAGATCACTGTCACAGCGGGCAGTGAAGTGCTCATTAATGAGTTTGTAATTGGACAGGAGACAGaagtagattctcccacaagagacaaAATTAAG ATTATCATTAACCGTGAAGGAAAAAACAAACTTGTTGCCAAGATACAAAACATTACCTCAGTTATAGAGATCACTGGAGACCATCTAGTTAAT ACCACGGCAATTGGAGACATCACCTACAAGAGAATCAGCAAAAGAGTCGGTTGA